Proteins encoded by one window of Lepeophtheirus salmonis chromosome 10, UVic_Lsal_1.4, whole genome shotgun sequence:
- the LOC121125063 gene encoding uncharacterized protein has translation MMTKEEPASSLEEDSTAGRLKFFKEGRCLLELSHRNGRNWLPITKKVYWPPSLPYSEVKREILPSCPPQQHEPHVKSSPCVSKAPRKCSHPQRCREGAYPGLFVMKPPPQVISLRKKVRSLKRKRRSPYSAILVGAFLMRVEALSGPSVYVPRKKPQQDRIRKSSRLERLISKLPVTRISIKSWAPPSLKTVKSELFPISESTSSSSTGTKLPTKVKASTKKIHADTPRPSKTLPVTPTLARIKSEPSNHLHSSGSLLTPDMKRVKVEISGPSSPDRSHFTSPRKRALQQESLAETSPSHKRHRLSTDSLGSRDGSNSPYPNNNNNVSASPPRHHYNHHHNGRMSSFSIDSIISRDEKEARLIRPTALPASPSRLGDLRREFSIEHDGLSHGSRTPTPASFHGSPAPSRRPLSPPSTSHTSTPLVSITPYASRNVDHSHMDPRLGPQLAHLAGLAADPRLGLTPTGGPYSLVNPYSYLLPLMQGTAAGSSFPGTGRINWPPSSASVNASHRSSTSTAVAWPGQYRGEPKITSMEVGRQSPEAPLNLSLK, from the exons ATGATGACGAAAGAAGAGCCGGCTTCCTCCTTGGAGGAGGACAGTACAGCCGGAAGACTCAAGTTCTTTAAAG AGGGTCGTTGTTTGCTGGAGCTGAGCCATCGCAACGGTCGTAACTGGCTGCCCATCACGAAAAAGGTTTACTGGCCACCTTCTTTGCCTTACTCTGAAGTGAAGAGAGAGATCCTTCCTTCTTGTCCGCCTCAGCAGCATGAGCCTCATGTCAAGTCCTCTCCTTGCGTCTCCAAGGCCCCTCGTAAATGCAGCCATCCTCAAAGGTGCCGAGAGGGCGCCTACCCCGGACTATTTGTCATGAAACCCCCTCCACAAGTAATTTCTCTTCGGAAGAAAGTGCGAAGTCTGAAGCGCAAACGGAGATCTCCTTATTCCGCCATTCTCGTGGGTGCTTTTCTCATGCGTGTGGAAGCCCTCTCTGGACCCAGCGTGTATGTGCCGAGGAAAAAGCCTCAACAGGATCGCATACGGAAGTCATCACGCTTAGAAAGACTTATTTCTAAATTACCAGTTACTCGAATATCCATCAAGTCATGGGCACCCCCTAGCCTCAAAACTGTTAAAAGTGAACTCTTTCCCATTTCAGAGAGTACTAGCAGTAGCAGTACGGGTACCAAACTGCCCACCAAAGTTAAAGCCTCCACCAAAAAAATTCATGCGGATACTCCTAGGCCTTCAAAGACGCTTCCCGTCACTCCCACGCTGGCTCGTATTAAAAGTGAACCCTCAAATCATCTTCATTCATCTGGAAGTTTATTAACGCCTGATATGAAACGCGTCAAAGTTGAGATATCGGGTCCTTCGAGTCCAGATCGATCACATTTTACATCACCCAGAAAAAGAGCTCTTCAACAAGAGTCTTTGGCAGAAACTTCACCTTCTCATAAAAGGCACAGACTTAGTACGGACTCTCTGGGCAGCAGAGATGGCTCCAATTCTCCTTATCCTAACAATAATAACAACGTGTCTGCCTCACCACCTCGACACCACTACAACCACCATCATAATGGGCGGATGTCGAGTTTTTCGATTGATTCAATCATAAGTCGTGATGAAAAAGAAGCTAGACTCATACGACCAACTGCCTTACCTGCTTCGCCCAGTAGACTGGGAGACTTGCGACGTGAATTTTCTATCGAACATGATGGTCTTAGTCATGGTTCACGGACACCAACTCCTGCTAGCTTTCACGGATCTCCTGCCCCATCCAGGAGACCCTTATCACCCCCTTCAACCTCGCATACCTCCACTCCTTTAGTGTCTATAACACCTTATGCATCTCGAAATGTTGATCATTCTCACATGGATCCACGTCTAGGTCCGCAACTTGCACATTTAGCTGGCCTAGCTGCAGATCCACGTCTGGGTCTTACTCCTACAGGAGGACCCTATTCTCTCGTCAATCCATATAGTTATTTACTTCCACTTATGCAAGGAACTGCGGCTGGTTCATCCTTTCCTGGAACAGGAAGAATTAATTGGCCACCTAGTTCCGCATCTGTTAATGCGTCTCATCGATCCTCTACTTCCACGGCAGTTGCATGGCCAGGACAATATCGTGGTGAACCCAAAATTACATCGATGGAAGTGGGTCGTCAGTCACCAG AGGCGCCTTTGAATTTATCGTTGAAGTAA